In the Arachis ipaensis cultivar K30076 chromosome B10, Araip1.1, whole genome shotgun sequence genome, one interval contains:
- the LOC107622588 gene encoding uncharacterized protein LOC107622588 isoform X1 has product MASKKKQSEGIALLSMYNDDGDDDMEDAEEDEEDNQEIGMRHEQNEDAAAGGFAAEVNLTATDADRMAGVDSSNEGVADEVYTPAEKRRFGTPTPQRVNTNMVISPPQDQRGVAVLPSDSTRSGRGKLTIVDYGHDEVAMSPEPEEGEIGGSVRVMYGDQLNVTNGDLLDRTPSGAVHVMTPSNQSNTPQLSEQLKSDTMNDDAMIGPDDAEPVEAGQDEQKSEDPLDKFLPPPPKAKCSEELQRKINKFLEYKKAGKSFNAEVRNRKNYRNPDFLLHAVRYQEIDQIGSCFSKDVFDPHGYDSSDFYDEIEADMRRESERKEHEKKKAQKMEFIAGGTQPGIVAAGAPRISLPVAGGSAVAASGLVPPIADSINRDGRQNKKSKWDKVDGDRKNPLPSVGQDSVSTVGAHAAILSAVNAGSGYMLFVQQKRREAEVKRSTEKRSEIRS; this is encoded by the exons ATGGCATCCAAGAAGAAGCAATCTGAAGGTATAGCCTTATTGTCCATGTACAACGACGACGGAGACGACGATATGGAGGACGccgaagaagatgaagaagataacCAAGAGATAGGTATGCGCCACGAGCAGAACGAGGACGCCGCCGCCGGAGGATTTGCTGCGGAGGTAAATTTGACCGCCACCGACGCGGATAGAATGGCAGGGGTTGATTCAAGTAACGAGGGAGTTGCGGACGAGGTGTACACGCCGGCGGAGAAGCGCAGGTTTGGAACTCCAACGCCGCAGCGCGTTaacacaaacatggtaatttcgCCGCCGCAAGATCAACGAGGGGTGGCCGTGCTGCCGTCGGATTCGACGAGGAGCGGGAGAGGAAAGCTTACTATAGTGGACTATGGTCATGACGAAGTTGCAATGTCTCCTGAGCCTGAG GAAGGAGAGATAGGAGGTAGTGTTCGAGTCATGTATGGGGACCAGCTTAATGTGACCAATG GTGATTTGCTAGATAGAACACCATCTGGAGCAGTCCACGTTATGACACCTAGCAATCAATCAAACACTCCTCAATTATCTGAGCAGTTGAAATCTGATACAATGAATGATGATGCCATGATTGGACCTGATGATGCAGAACCTGTAGAAGCAGGTCAAGATGAGCAAAAATCTGAAGACCCATTGGATAAATTTCTCCCTCCTCCACCAAAAGCAAAATGCTCAGAGGAACTGCAA agaaaaataaacaagttctTGGAGTATAAGAAGGCTGGAAAAAGTTTTAATGCCGAAGTTCGCAACAGAAAGAACTATCGAAATCCTGACTTCTTATTGCATGCAGTGAGGTATCAAGAAATTGACCAAATAGGGTCTTGCTTCAGTAAAGATGTATTTGACCCTCATGGATATGATTCAAGCGACTTCTATGATGAAATTG AGGCTGATATGAGGCGTGAAAGTGAAAGGAAAGAACATGAGAAGAAGAAAGCACAGAAGATGGAATTTATCGCTGGGGGAACACAACCGGGAATTGTAGCAGCAGGTGCTCCCAGAATCAGCTTGCCTGTTGCAG GTGGTTCTGCTGTGGCTGCAAGTGGTTTGGTGCCACCTATAGCTGACTCTATTAATCGGGATGGTAGACAGAACAAAAAATCAAAATGGGATAAG GTGGATGGTGATCGAAAAAATCCTCTGCCCTCTGTGGGGCAGGATTCTGTATCCACTGTTGGGGCTCATGCAGCAATTCTATCTGCTGTTAATGCTGGCAGTGGGTACATGCTATTTGT GCAGCAAAAACGGCGAGAGGCAGAGGTAAAAAGATCTACTGAAAAAAGGTCGGAGATAAGATCGTGA
- the LOC107622588 gene encoding uncharacterized protein LOC107622588 isoform X2, producing the protein MASKKKQSEGIALLSMYNDDGDDDMEDAEEDEEDNQEIGMRHEQNEDAAAGGFAAEVNLTATDADRMAGVDSSNEGVADEVYTPAEKRRFGTPTPQRVNTNMVISPPQDQRGVAVLPSDSTRSGRGKLTIVDYGHDEVAMSPEPEEGEIGGSVRVMYGDQLNVTNGDLLDRTPSGAVHVMTPSNQSNTPQLSEQLKSDTMNDDAMIGPDDAEPVEAGQDEQKSEDPLDKFLPPPPKAKCSEELQRKINKFLEYKKAGKSFNAEVRNRKNYRNPDFLLHAVRYQEIDQIGSCFSKDVFDPHGYDSSDFYDEIEADMRRESERKEHEKKKAQKMEFIAGGTQPGIVAAGAPRISLPVAGGSAVAASGLVPPIADSINRDGRQNKKSKWDKVDGDRKNPLPSVGQDSVSTVGAHAAILSAVNAGSGYMLFVKNGERQR; encoded by the exons ATGGCATCCAAGAAGAAGCAATCTGAAGGTATAGCCTTATTGTCCATGTACAACGACGACGGAGACGACGATATGGAGGACGccgaagaagatgaagaagataacCAAGAGATAGGTATGCGCCACGAGCAGAACGAGGACGCCGCCGCCGGAGGATTTGCTGCGGAGGTAAATTTGACCGCCACCGACGCGGATAGAATGGCAGGGGTTGATTCAAGTAACGAGGGAGTTGCGGACGAGGTGTACACGCCGGCGGAGAAGCGCAGGTTTGGAACTCCAACGCCGCAGCGCGTTaacacaaacatggtaatttcgCCGCCGCAAGATCAACGAGGGGTGGCCGTGCTGCCGTCGGATTCGACGAGGAGCGGGAGAGGAAAGCTTACTATAGTGGACTATGGTCATGACGAAGTTGCAATGTCTCCTGAGCCTGAG GAAGGAGAGATAGGAGGTAGTGTTCGAGTCATGTATGGGGACCAGCTTAATGTGACCAATG GTGATTTGCTAGATAGAACACCATCTGGAGCAGTCCACGTTATGACACCTAGCAATCAATCAAACACTCCTCAATTATCTGAGCAGTTGAAATCTGATACAATGAATGATGATGCCATGATTGGACCTGATGATGCAGAACCTGTAGAAGCAGGTCAAGATGAGCAAAAATCTGAAGACCCATTGGATAAATTTCTCCCTCCTCCACCAAAAGCAAAATGCTCAGAGGAACTGCAA agaaaaataaacaagttctTGGAGTATAAGAAGGCTGGAAAAAGTTTTAATGCCGAAGTTCGCAACAGAAAGAACTATCGAAATCCTGACTTCTTATTGCATGCAGTGAGGTATCAAGAAATTGACCAAATAGGGTCTTGCTTCAGTAAAGATGTATTTGACCCTCATGGATATGATTCAAGCGACTTCTATGATGAAATTG AGGCTGATATGAGGCGTGAAAGTGAAAGGAAAGAACATGAGAAGAAGAAAGCACAGAAGATGGAATTTATCGCTGGGGGAACACAACCGGGAATTGTAGCAGCAGGTGCTCCCAGAATCAGCTTGCCTGTTGCAG GTGGTTCTGCTGTGGCTGCAAGTGGTTTGGTGCCACCTATAGCTGACTCTATTAATCGGGATGGTAGACAGAACAAAAAATCAAAATGGGATAAG GTGGATGGTGATCGAAAAAATCCTCTGCCCTCTGTGGGGCAGGATTCTGTATCCACTGTTGGGGCTCATGCAGCAATTCTATCTGCTGTTAATGCTGGCAGTGGGTACATGCTATTTGT CAAAAACGGCGAGAGGCAGAGGTAA
- the LOC107622588 gene encoding uncharacterized protein LOC107622588 isoform X3: protein MASKKKQSEGIALLSMYNDDGDDDMEDAEEDEEDNQEIGMRHEQNEDAAAGGFAAEVNLTATDADRMAGVDSSNEGVADEVYTPAEKRRFGTPTPQRVNTNMVISPPQDQRGVAVLPSDSTRSGRGKLTIVDYGHDEVAMSPEPEEGEIGGSVRVMYGDQLNVTNGDLLDRTPSGAVHVMTPSNQSNTPQLSEQLKSDTMNDDAMIGPDDAEPVEAGQDEQKSEDPLDKFLPPPPKAKCSEELQRKINKFLEYKKAGKSFNAEVRNRKNYRNPDFLLHAVRYQEIDQIGSCFSKDVFDPHGYDSSDFYDEIEADMRRESERKEHEKKKAQKMEFIAGGTQPGIVAAGAPRISLPVAGGSAVAASGLVPPIADSINRDGRQNKKSKWDKVDGDRKNPLPSVGQDSVSTVGAHAAILSAVNAGSGYMLFVGERRGD from the exons ATGGCATCCAAGAAGAAGCAATCTGAAGGTATAGCCTTATTGTCCATGTACAACGACGACGGAGACGACGATATGGAGGACGccgaagaagatgaagaagataacCAAGAGATAGGTATGCGCCACGAGCAGAACGAGGACGCCGCCGCCGGAGGATTTGCTGCGGAGGTAAATTTGACCGCCACCGACGCGGATAGAATGGCAGGGGTTGATTCAAGTAACGAGGGAGTTGCGGACGAGGTGTACACGCCGGCGGAGAAGCGCAGGTTTGGAACTCCAACGCCGCAGCGCGTTaacacaaacatggtaatttcgCCGCCGCAAGATCAACGAGGGGTGGCCGTGCTGCCGTCGGATTCGACGAGGAGCGGGAGAGGAAAGCTTACTATAGTGGACTATGGTCATGACGAAGTTGCAATGTCTCCTGAGCCTGAG GAAGGAGAGATAGGAGGTAGTGTTCGAGTCATGTATGGGGACCAGCTTAATGTGACCAATG GTGATTTGCTAGATAGAACACCATCTGGAGCAGTCCACGTTATGACACCTAGCAATCAATCAAACACTCCTCAATTATCTGAGCAGTTGAAATCTGATACAATGAATGATGATGCCATGATTGGACCTGATGATGCAGAACCTGTAGAAGCAGGTCAAGATGAGCAAAAATCTGAAGACCCATTGGATAAATTTCTCCCTCCTCCACCAAAAGCAAAATGCTCAGAGGAACTGCAA agaaaaataaacaagttctTGGAGTATAAGAAGGCTGGAAAAAGTTTTAATGCCGAAGTTCGCAACAGAAAGAACTATCGAAATCCTGACTTCTTATTGCATGCAGTGAGGTATCAAGAAATTGACCAAATAGGGTCTTGCTTCAGTAAAGATGTATTTGACCCTCATGGATATGATTCAAGCGACTTCTATGATGAAATTG AGGCTGATATGAGGCGTGAAAGTGAAAGGAAAGAACATGAGAAGAAGAAAGCACAGAAGATGGAATTTATCGCTGGGGGAACACAACCGGGAATTGTAGCAGCAGGTGCTCCCAGAATCAGCTTGCCTGTTGCAG GTGGTTCTGCTGTGGCTGCAAGTGGTTTGGTGCCACCTATAGCTGACTCTATTAATCGGGATGGTAGACAGAACAAAAAATCAAAATGGGATAAG GTGGATGGTGATCGAAAAAATCCTCTGCCCTCTGTGGGGCAGGATTCTGTATCCACTGTTGGGGCTCATGCAGCAATTCTATCTGCTGTTAATGCTGGCAGTGGGTACATGCTATTTGT AGGAGAGAGGAGGGGGGACTAG
- the LOC107619942 gene encoding probable LRR receptor-like serine/threonine-protein kinase At2g24230 gives MKPFFYRFLILLALFSLVESSSSCSSNNNNRDHELVLKAFQYVSGFKPSWFQTTRQPSSSSSNCSVQESSPIIKNIELPSRNLSGNISWSYLKNMSNLQVLDLSGNSLQGQVSNMLWATPNLLVVNLSRNRFGGTIAFNQLTTVSSSLQVLNLSHNRLTNQVHLSGFTNLKTLDLSHNHLGTLPSGFQNLKKLQHLDLSNCNIEGPVKQVSSLHSLTYLDLSNNTLNGTFPSDFPPLNTIKFLNISHNNFIKSTELSPNKYKKFGQSAFINAGDNFHLNFNASNLHSKKQHHQPPMQPTNNKHHKHKSKHKTVLLVAASCASGVVLVLSLSACMLRCYCRKKEEAKRNKWAISKPVALTSIKMEKSGPFAFETESGTSWVADLKEPSSAAVVMFEKPLMSLTFKDLMSATSHFGKDSQLAEGRCGPVYRAVLPGDIHVAIKVLENARDVDHDDAVNIFVDLSRLKHPNLLPLSGYCIAGKEKLVLYEFMSNGDLGRWLHELPTGDTNVEDWSGDTWEIQNGIASPEKMAWPTRHRIAVGMARGLAFLHHAGSRPVVHGHLVTSNILLSDDFEPRIADFGLRKFGQEQNAPNCSTETDVYCFGVVLMELLTGRHGTAETVVSVRKLVREGHGVRALDERLGFGDSEAEMVESLRVAYLCTAESLV, from the exons ATGAAGCCCTTCTTTTACAGATTCTTGATTCTCCTTGCTCTGTTTTCTCTCGTGGAATCTTCTTCATCatgcagcagcaacaacaacaacagagacCACGAGCTTGTCTTAAAAGCCTTCCAATATGTCTCTGGATTCAAACCTTCATGGTTCCAAACAACACGccaaccttcttcttcttcttccaactgTTCGGTACAAGAGTCATCTCCCATTATTAAGAACATAGAGCTTCCTTCAAGAAACTTAAGCGGCAATATCTCATGGAGCTACCTAAAGAACATGTCAAACCTGCAAGTTCTCGATCTCTCCGGAAATTCCCTGCAAGGCCAAGTATCAAACATGTTGTGGGCAACTCCAAACTTATTAGTAGTAAACCTCTCCAGAAACAGGTTCGGAGGAACCATTGCTTTCAACCAACTCACAACCGTTTCATCATCGCTTCAAGTTCTGAACCTCTCACACAACAGGCTCACCAATCAGGTTCACCTCTCTGGTTTCACAAACCTCAAAACCCTCGACCTTTCCCACAACCACCTTGGAACCTTACCTTCGGGCTTCCAGAACCTCAAAAAACTCCAACACCTCGATCTCTCTAACTGCAACATCGAAGGACCAGTGAAACAAGTCTCTTCCCTTCACTCACTCACCTACCTCGACCTCTCTAACAACACGTTGAATGGAACCTTCCCTTCAGATTTCCCTCCATTGAACACCATCAAGTTCCTCAACATCTCACACAACAACTTCATCAAATCCACAGAACTAAGCCCAAACAAGTACAAGAAGTTCGGCCAATCGGCGTTCATAAACGCCGGCGACAACTTCCACTTGAACTTCAACGCATCCAACCTCCATTCAAAGAAGCAACACCACCAACCACCAATGCAACCAACTAATAACAAACACCACAAGCACAAGTCAAAACACAAAACCGTTTTGCTTGTGGCGGCATCGTGTGCCTCAGGGGTAGTTTTGGTATTGTCGTTGAGCGCGTGCATGTTACGGTGTTACTGTAGGAAGAAGGAAGAGGCGAAGAGGAACAAGTGGGCCATATCGAAACCTGTGGCGTTGACGAGCATCAAGATGGAGAAATCAGGACCGTTCGCCTTCGAGACGGAGTCAGGAACGTCATGGGTGGCTGACCTGAAAGAACCGTCGTCGGCCGCCGTGGTGATGTTCGAGAAGCCGTTGATGAGTTTGACTTTCAAGGACTTGATGAGTGCCACGTCACACTTCGGGAAAGACTCACAACTTGCTGAGGGTAGATGTGGGCCCGTGTACCGAGCTGTTCTACCGGGAGATATCCACGTGGCAATCAAGGTTTTGGAAAACGCAAGAGACGTTGATCACGATGACGCTGTCAACATCTTCGTTGACCTCTCCAGGCTGAAGCACCCTAACCTCTTGCCCCTCTCCGGTTACTGCATCGCAG GGAAGGAGAAGCTGGTGTTGTATGAGTTCATGTCAAACGGGGATTTAGGTAGGTGGTTACACGAGCTACCAACGGGTGACACCAACGTGGAAGATTGGAGTGGTGACACGTGGGAGATTCAAAACGGTATCGCGTCACCTGAAAAGATGGCTTGGCCAACACGACACCGTATCGCCGTTGGTATGGCGCGTGGTCTCGCATTCCTCCACCACGCCGGATCCAGGCCCGTCGTTCACGGCCACCTGGTAACATCTAATATTTTACTCTCTGATGACTTCGAACCACGAATCGCTGATTTCGGGTTGAGGAAATTCGGGCAGGAGCAGAACGCGCCGAATTGCAGCACCGAGACTGACGTGTACTGCTTCGGTGTGGTGCTGATGGAGCTTCTGACGGGACGGCACGGCACGGCGGAGACAGTGGTTTCGGTGAGGAAGCTTGTTAGGGAGGGCCACGGTGTTCGCGCGTTGGATGAGAGGCTCGGATTCGGTGACTCAGAGGCTGAGATGGTGGAGAGCCTCCGAGTCGCGTACCTTTGCACCGCCGAGTCGCTTGTTTAA